A single Methanolobus sp. ZRKC5 DNA region contains:
- a CDS encoding restriction endonuclease subunit S translates to MSAECIAESIPAGYKQTEVGVIPEDWKVQPIGDLVSISVGRDLKEENYSTYQDDIFKYPVFSNTVTNEGLYGFYNISEYNGESLTIVGRGVGLGIAFTRRGSFGAIGRLLVLFPVKNVDANFLTEYINHRVKIFTESGGIPQLTGISIAKYRIPVPSTKDEQEAIAQALTDADALIESLEQLITKKRQIKQGAMQELLTGKKRLPGFSGEWIDFSLRECLLGNPDYGINAPGVPYSGNLPTYLRITDIDDDGRFTPDNQIAVDHPLAMNYLLDKHEIVFARTGASVGKTYLYNIKDGELVFAGFLIRAKINCEKLCPEFFAAFTKTARYWNWVRMMSMRSGQPGINGNEFSGLDLYLPPTIEEQNAIAAILCDMDAELSLLEEKLAKTRKLKQGMMQELLTGRIRLV, encoded by the coding sequence ATGAGTGCGGAGTGTATAGCTGAGAGCATTCCGGCTGGATATAAGCAGACTGAGGTGGGAGTGATTCCTGAGGATTGGAAGGTTCAGCCCATTGGAGATTTAGTTTCGATATCGGTTGGTAGAGATTTGAAAGAAGAGAATTATTCTACATACCAAGATGATATTTTCAAATATCCTGTTTTCTCAAATACAGTTACAAATGAAGGACTGTATGGTTTTTACAATATTTCAGAATACAATGGAGAGAGTTTAACTATTGTAGGCAGAGGTGTGGGATTAGGGATAGCATTCACACGAAGAGGTAGCTTTGGTGCGATTGGTAGATTGTTAGTCTTATTTCCCGTGAAAAATGTTGATGCTAATTTCTTAACTGAATATATAAATCATAGAGTGAAAATCTTTACAGAAAGTGGTGGTATTCCACAATTAACTGGTATTTCCATTGCAAAATATAGGATTCCAGTTCCATCCACCAAAGACGAACAAGAAGCCATCGCCCAAGCACTGACCGATGCGGATGCCCTCATTGAATCACTTGAGCAGCTCATCACCAAGAAACGCCAGATCAAGCAGGGTGCCATGCAGGAGTTGCTGACAGGGAAGAAGCGGTTGCCGGGGTTTAGTGGAGAGTGGATTGATTTTTCTCTGCGAGAATGTCTTTTAGGAAATCCAGATTATGGAATAAACGCTCCCGGTGTTCCTTATTCAGGGAACCTTCCAACCTATCTTAGAATAACTGATATCGATGATGATGGTAGGTTTACGCCAGATAATCAAATTGCTGTTGATCACCCACTTGCAATGAATTACCTTCTTGACAAACACGAAATTGTCTTTGCACGCACAGGTGCGAGTGTTGGAAAAACCTATCTCTACAACATAAAAGATGGTGAACTTGTATTTGCTGGTTTCCTCATCAGAGCCAAAATCAATTGTGAAAAGCTGTGTCCTGAATTCTTTGCGGCTTTTACAAAAACAGCAAGATACTGGAATTGGGTTCGCATGATGTCTATGCGGAGTGGTCAACCAGGGATCAATGGTAATGAATTCTCTGGGCTTGACTTGTATTTACCCCCTACTATTGAAGAACAAAACGCTATTGCTGCTATCCTCTGCGACATGGATGCAGAGCTTTCCTTACTAGAGGAAAAGCTTGCCAAGACTCGCAAGCTCAAGCAAGGGATGATGCAGGAACTGCTTACAGGGAGGATTCGATTGGTATGA
- a CDS encoding type I restriction-modification system subunit M, with amino-acid sequence MALKKSELYSSLWSGCDELRGGMDASQYKDYVLVLLFIKYVSDKYADMPFAPIKIPQGASFKDMVALKGKPDIGDQINKKIIGPLVNANKQLSDMPDFDNESKLGSGKEKVQRLTNLIAIFENPALDFSKNRAEHDDILGDAYEYLMRHFATESGKSKGQFYTPSEVSRIISQIIGIRNAETTSATSVYDPTCGSGSLLLKVADEAKTKVTLNGQEKDAATSGLARMNMILHNNAEALIAQGNTLADPKFKERIKENSETKEILKTFDYVVANPPFSDKRWSTGLAPLDDPYERFKPFGVPPAKQGDYAYLLHIVRSLKSTGKGACILPHGVLFRGNAEADIRRALVRKGYIKGIIGLPANLFYGTGIPACIIVIDKENAQARKGIFMIDASAGFMKDGPKNRLRAQDIHKIVDIFTRQAEVPKYSRMVSLEEIEKNEFNLNLPRYIDSQQAEDLQDIEGHLHGGIPCADIDSLKRYWDVCPQLQQALFKEKRPGYMELIVDKSAIKSTIYQHPEFADFIASMNEHFAQWRAISSTKLRQLEAGSHPKEIIAGLSENLLTHYDGKPLINQYDVYQHLMDYWVETMQDDCYFISADGWTAETYRIIEKDKKGKEKDKGWTCDLVPKPLIVTRYFAKEQEAIDQITAEMESVTASKTELEEEHGGEDGAFSELDKVNKANVTARLKEIKGEKEAKDEVAVLNAWLKLANEEAGLKKSLKDAETALDTKTYAQYPKLSEDEIKTLVVDDKWLSTLDSDIHGEMDRISQSLTQRVKELAERYETPMPQMTERVAELESKVNQHLERMGFKL; translated from the coding sequence ATGGCCCTAAAAAAATCCGAACTTTACTCCTCTCTCTGGTCCGGTTGCGACGAGCTTCGTGGCGGAATGGATGCTAGCCAGTACAAAGACTATGTTCTCGTTCTGCTTTTCATTAAGTACGTCAGTGACAAATACGCTGACATGCCTTTCGCTCCCATTAAGATTCCACAGGGTGCGAGTTTCAAGGACATGGTTGCACTTAAGGGCAAACCGGATATTGGCGATCAGATCAATAAGAAAATTATTGGTCCATTGGTCAATGCCAATAAGCAATTGTCAGATATGCCGGATTTCGACAACGAGTCAAAGTTGGGTAGTGGAAAAGAAAAGGTACAAAGACTCACCAATCTTATCGCCATCTTTGAGAACCCTGCGCTTGACTTCTCAAAGAATCGTGCTGAACATGATGACATTCTTGGTGATGCTTACGAATACCTCATGAGACACTTTGCTACAGAGAGTGGCAAGAGCAAAGGACAGTTCTATACTCCATCTGAGGTCAGTCGCATTATATCGCAGATTATCGGTATCCGCAATGCAGAGACTACAAGTGCCACCTCCGTATATGATCCCACCTGTGGTTCTGGTTCATTGCTCTTGAAGGTTGCAGACGAGGCAAAAACAAAGGTGACTTTGAACGGTCAGGAAAAAGATGCTGCGACTTCAGGTCTTGCTCGCATGAACATGATTCTGCATAACAATGCTGAGGCTCTTATTGCGCAGGGTAATACCTTAGCTGATCCAAAGTTTAAGGAGAGAATAAAGGAGAATAGCGAAACTAAAGAAATTCTCAAGACCTTTGATTATGTTGTGGCTAATCCCCCCTTCAGTGACAAACGATGGAGTACCGGGCTGGCACCTCTCGATGACCCTTATGAGCGTTTCAAGCCCTTTGGAGTTCCACCTGCAAAACAAGGAGATTATGCATATCTTCTGCATATTGTCCGTTCCCTTAAGAGTACAGGCAAAGGTGCATGCATCTTGCCACACGGAGTGCTGTTCCGTGGCAATGCCGAGGCTGACATTCGTCGTGCACTGGTACGCAAAGGTTACATCAAAGGTATCATTGGTCTTCCCGCCAACTTGTTTTATGGGACGGGTATTCCGGCCTGCATTATTGTTATTGACAAGGAAAATGCCCAGGCTCGTAAAGGCATATTCATGATAGATGCCAGTGCGGGTTTCATGAAGGACGGACCTAAGAATCGTCTTCGTGCCCAGGATATACACAAGATAGTTGATATTTTCACAAGGCAGGCTGAGGTTCCTAAATATTCACGGATGGTCAGCTTAGAGGAGATCGAGAAGAACGAGTTCAACCTGAATCTTCCCCGTTATATTGACAGTCAACAGGCTGAGGACCTTCAGGATATCGAAGGGCACCTGCACGGAGGTATTCCTTGCGCTGATATAGATTCACTTAAGCGTTACTGGGATGTCTGTCCGCAGCTTCAGCAGGCTCTGTTCAAAGAAAAACGTCCCGGTTATATGGAGCTTATTGTTGACAAATCAGCAATCAAATCCACGATCTACCAACATCCTGAGTTTGCAGACTTCATTGCCAGCATGAACGAGCATTTTGCCCAGTGGCGTGCGATATCATCTACAAAGCTTCGACAATTGGAGGCTGGATCCCACCCGAAGGAGATCATAGCTGGGCTTTCTGAGAACCTGCTTACTCACTATGATGGTAAGCCGCTCATTAACCAATACGATGTGTATCAACACCTGATGGACTATTGGGTTGAAACGATGCAGGACGACTGCTATTTCATCTCCGCCGATGGCTGGACAGCTGAGACCTACCGCATAATTGAGAAGGACAAGAAAGGTAAAGAGAAGGATAAAGGCTGGACCTGCGACCTTGTGCCTAAGCCGCTTATCGTGACTCGCTACTTCGCTAAAGAGCAGGAAGCTATCGACCAGATCACTGCTGAAATGGAAAGCGTTACCGCCAGCAAGACCGAGCTTGAAGAAGAACACGGAGGCGAAGATGGCGCTTTTTCCGAACTGGACAAAGTGAACAAAGCCAATGTCACTGCTCGCCTGAAAGAGATTAAAGGTGAGAAGGAGGCAAAGGATGAAGTTGCTGTACTCAATGCCTGGCTGAAACTGGCCAACGAAGAAGCTGGCCTTAAGAAGAGTCTCAAGGATGCCGAAACTGCCCTTGATACAAAGACCTATGCTCAATATCCTAAACTCAGCGAGGACGAGATAAAAACGCTGGTGGTGGATGACAAATGGCTTTCAACACTTGATTCAGACATACATGGGGAGATGGACCGTATCAGCCAATCCCTTACTCAGCGTGTGAAAGAGTTGGCAGAACGCTACGAAACTCCAATGCCACAGATGACAGAGCGTGTGGCTGAGCTGGAGTCGAAAGTGAACCAACACCTGGAAAGGATGGGGTTCAAGCTATGA
- a CDS encoding TIR domain-containing protein, with amino-acid sequence MPTKVHKVFVSYHHANDQDYRDKFEKLISDSNISVIKSVQIGDIDSNLPTDTIRRKIRDDYLSDSTVTVVLIGAETWKRKHVDWEISSSIRDTKNSSRSGLIGILLPTYPRSSKDRYNQYTIPPRLYENLKEECEFAKIYNWNEDPKIIQKWIHEAFDRRNIIDPINTYPNFANNRTGTCWQY; translated from the coding sequence ATGCCAACGAAAGTGCACAAAGTATTTGTTAGCTATCATCATGCAAATGATCAAGACTATCGAGACAAATTTGAAAAACTAATAAGCGATTCAAACATTTCTGTGATAAAATCTGTCCAGATTGGAGATATTGATTCAAATTTGCCAACGGACACAATTAGGCGAAAAATAAGAGATGATTACCTAAGTGACTCGACAGTTACTGTTGTATTGATAGGTGCTGAAACATGGAAGAGAAAGCATGTTGATTGGGAAATAAGTTCTAGTATCAGAGATACTAAAAACAGCTCCCGCTCTGGATTAATAGGTATTTTACTTCCAACATATCCACGTTCCTCTAAAGATAGATATAACCAATATACGATACCTCCCAGACTTTATGAGAATTTAAAAGAGGAATGCGAGTTTGCTAAGATTTACAATTGGAACGAAGATCCTAAAATAATTCAAAAATGGATACATGAAGCTTTTGATCGCAGGAATATAATAGATCCAATTAACACATATCCTAATTTCGCAAACAATCGCACTGGAACTTGTTGGCAATATTAA